A single genomic interval of Lathyrus oleraceus cultivar Zhongwan6 chromosome 7, CAAS_Psat_ZW6_1.0, whole genome shotgun sequence harbors:
- the LOC127102817 gene encoding uncharacterized protein LOC127102817, whose product MSDTNRILNSLPFLDVVTHGVPELDENATDAQRVAHKEAKKKDCKAAYCIQSAVGSTNFNRISHAESANEAWDILVEYYEGCEKVKVVKLQILRQKYELLQMGEDEKIAGYVSKVQNPVHLMKGCGETLTNKMIVEKEIHMLTFHFDHAIVTIQESNNLETMKLEDLVGSLEARKEEGANRALQDSNDYEDMVVMVIVGDDHVESKIWFLDSGCSNHMTFQKVWLADFDSSNKSKVKLADNSSLQAEGTGDIVFQRSDEGKAMIKDVLYVPRMKCNLLSVGQLIEISFSVIMKDGALELFET is encoded by the exons ATGAGTGACACCAACAGAATTCTGAATTCTCTTCCATTTCTTGACG TGGTTACTCATGGTGTTCCTGAGCTTGATGAGAATGCAACTGATGCTCAGAGAGTCGCGCACAAGGAAGCAAAGAAGAAAGACTGCAAGGCCGCATATTGCATTCAATCGGCGGTAGGTTCAACAAATTTCAACAGAATTTCTCATGCTGAATCGGCGAATGAGGCATGGGATATTCTTGTCGAGTACTATGAAGGATGTGAGAAAGTTAAGGTCGTCAAATTGCAGATTTTGCGACAGAAGTATGAATTGTTGCAgatgggagaagatgaaaagattgcaGGTTATGTGTCAAAGGTGCAAAATCCTGTCCATCTCATGAAGGGTTGTGGTGAAACCCTAACTAATAAGATGATAGTTGAAAAGGAAATACATATGTTGACCTTTCACTTTGATCACGCTATCGTAACTATTCAAGAATCCAATAATCTTGAAACCATGAAACTAGAAGATTTGGTTGGTTCATTGGAGGCAC GCAAGGAGGAAGGAGCAAATCGTGCACTCCAAGATTCAAATGATTATGAAGATATGGTGGTTATGGTTATAGTTGGAGATGACCATGTCGAATCCAAGATCTGGTTCCTCGACTCGGGTTGCTCGAATCACATGACTTTTCAAAAAGTATGGCTAGCAGATTTTGACTCGTCGAATAAGAGTAAGGTCAAACTTGCTGATAATAGCTCATTGCAAGCAGAAGGTACTGGTGACATAGTTTTTCAAAGGAGCGATGAAGGAAAAGCTATGATCAAAGATGTACTCTATGTACCTAGAATGAAGTGCAACCTGTTAAGTGTTGGACAACTGATCGAAATAAGTTTCTCAGTGATTATGAAAGATGGAGCCTTAGAATTGTTTGAAACCTAG